The Plasmodium berghei ANKA genome assembly, chromosome: 8 genome has a segment encoding these proteins:
- a CDS encoding protein kinase, putative: MNKISKHDLLLKYKDKDDFIFNQLLNIVEYPFNEIFEYADGNIYIGETENKKRHGYGFYIYEDIKAIYQGQWTKNLKNGYGILYNKNDVIYSGEWLNNISHGFGCSYKKKKIYFGCYKYGLMNGVGIVKKNKSLNLCLFKSNEKKIGIKISKNMEINICLYKDNEIYFKNKLGKYFPYYKDNNIPQNIQTEVFYKILSIDKSAVDTEITYNENFKKNKTTSLISEEDITNLTRNTNENFNLEHFLGIKSKKFKYLKKDDCNVNKSNSFCTPYYNYCYSLQNQKSLNKKISNYSNPVYDNPLINSNYINSPKFPNKFYRNSVPTTNYINKSENDMLPFEFGKFDDKIDKFNISGEVGMIYEKNKKVKKKKKKNSYLKRVKTKILNNENYLFHELDSNSSNYFSENMARNPDNCSDSEKLKKKNKIIAKLIIKKKEGMACLLASSNLNNGKMSIPKKKNNNNKIKYTLFVNKYIMKYFCRENGHLLNDKINELNYYNDFKTGSVQSIDKLEGEYFIYRGSKTNECIDKQIMIKLEKSKIKKEKELLKYIYLLKYLEEINEKNKIECIYQWKIEHVSILLYLFKLDEYIPSFISNNIEGFHFFMMSRKILNELGVYKNEHIYFFMNFINTFNNIHNIYLQIFLRWEQINKSLFSLKYNLIRNKDLTILKKLKKSKNLYLGYYGNCFVCLHIIKSINYMSNLKIRKKEKKNFKINEILSSEKTLKIKTNEIIKNINEKKDNDINQSYIEGHDKIAFIQENIESIDKGRNNLNFQKKNTRGSIIGINLFSNAQNFLFEDGSKENIFRTFENIKNNLLNYNNINIKNLNISQNNTKNNFDQGYGKFESFYDGKEEIVKKKIEIEEKKNVELNNDKSNVNITNNDFSKNVGNNNNNFECFKMICDYKNVHKYMKQISRRICFIKEHFIMSNLRHPNIVEYIGNIITWKKNKKNKEIRENFGLVFEYIKGKRLYDILYNKKKKGNNKENEKKYTHKNDSKDNLYNGYKQWKLNNKFILKVLYKICVTLHYLHEKNIYHGNINSKNLFITKNGNVKICNFKNAHIQNYYDYKTDIQNRSECSEKKNNIYYNLKANNFIPFPYITYINYTKQDTKYIDEITSTPFFLYTNIFNLKLMNDHRNVYTAPEVLRGEEYTNKSDIYSFGIIMYELIFETLPFKNKYNNNFNFFLSILISTCYFQNYIYFDINQLINKINNNNIMFHIFINITILIKSCLNPDPSNRPTSKYLYYYFKNILDILKIMKKGSQEIL; this comes from the exons ATGAACAAAATTAGTAAACACGATTTActtttgaaatataaagataaggatgattttatttttaatcaaCTGTTGAATATTGTAGAATACCCATTTAATGAAATa TTTGAATATGCAGatggaaatatttatattggagaaactgaaaataaaaaaagacatGGTTATggattttatatatatgaagaTATTAAGGCAATATATCAGGG ACAATGGACGaagaatttaaaaaatggatatggaattttatataacaaaaatgaCGTGATTTATTCAG GCGAATGGttgaataatatttcacATGGGTTTGGATGTagttataaaaagaaaaaaatatattttggtTGTTATAAGTATGGTTTAATGAATGGTGTAGGAATagtaaagaaaaataaaagtttaAATTTATGCTTATTCAAgtcaaatgaaaaaaaaataggaattaaaatttccaaaaatatggaaataaatatatgtttgtataaagataatgaaatatattttaagaatAAATTAGGCAAATATTTTCCTTATTATAAAGACAACAATATACCTCAAAACATTCAAACTGaagttttttataaaatattaagcATAGATAAATCAGCCGTTGATACTGAAATAacatataatgaaaatttcaaaaaaaataaaactacATCATTAATAAGCGAGGAAGACATAACTAACTTAACTAGGAATACAAATGAGAATTTTAATTTAGAACATTTTTTAGGaataaaatcaaaaaaattcaaatatctaaaaaaagatgattgtaatgtaaataaatcaaatagCTTTTGCACAccttattataattattgcTATTCTCTACAGAATCAAAAAAgcttaaataaaaaaattagtaaTTATTCTAATCCAGTTTACGATAACCCTTTGATAAATagtaattatataaattctCCTAAGTTTccaaacaaattttataggAATTCTGTACCTACAactaattatataaataaaagcgAAAATGATATGCTGCCATTCGAATTTGGTAAATTTGATGATAAGATTGACAAATTCAATATATCTGGTGAAGTAGGAAtgatatatgaaaaaaataagaaagtaaaaaaaaaaaaaaaaaaaaattcctATTTAAAACGTGTAAAAaccaaaatattaaataacgagaattatttatttcatgaATTGGACTCAAATAgttcaaattatttttctgaAAATATGGCAAGAAATCCTGATAACTGTTCAGATAGCgaaaagttaaaaaaaaaaaataaaataattgcaaaactgataataaaaaaaaaagagggTATGGCTTGTCTTTTGGCTAGCTCAAATTTGAATAATGGCAAAATGAGCataccaaaaaaaaaaaataataataataaaataaaatacacattatttgttaataaatatattatgaaatatttttgtagaGAAAATGGACACctattaaatgataaaataaatgaattaaattattataacgATTTTAAAACGGGTAGTGTGCAAAGTATCGATAAGTTAGAGGgggaatattttatatatcgTGGTAGTAAAACAAATGAATGCATAGATAAACAAATCATGataaaattggaaaaatccaaaataaaaaaagaaaaagaactATTAAAgtacatttatttattaaaatatttagaagaaataaatgaaaaaaacaaaatcgAATGCATTTATCAATGGAAAATAGAACATGtttccattttattatacctTTTCAAATTAGATGAATATATTCCATCATTTATTTCCAACAATATTGAAGgattccatttttttatgatgagtagaaaaatattaaatgaattaggagtttataaaaatgagcatatatatttttttatgaattttattaacacatttaataatatacataatatatacttaCAAATTTTTCTAAGATGGGAACagataaataaaagtttattttccttgaaatataatttaataagaAACAAAGatttaactattttaaaaaaattaaaaaaatctaAGAACTTATATTTGGGTTATTATGGAAATTGTTTTGTATGCTTACATATTATCAAAagtataaattatatgtctaatttgaaaataagaaagaaagaaaaaaaaaattttaaaataaacgAAATATTAAGTAGCGAAAAAAcgttaaaaataaaaacgaatgaaataataaaaaatataaatgagaAAAAGGATAATGATATTAATCAATCTTATATTGAGGGACATGATAAAATTGCATTTATTCaagaaaatattgaaaGTATAGATAAAGGTcgaaataatttaaattttcagaaaaaaaatactcgAGGTTCTATTATAGGAATCAATTTATTTAGCAATGcacaaaattttttatttgaggATGGAtcaaaagaaaatatttttcgaacatttgaaaatataaaaaacaatttattaaattataataatattaatataaaaaatttaaatatatctcaaaataatacaaaaaataattttgatcaAGGCTATGGAAAATTTGAATCATTCTATGATGGTAAAGAagaaatagtaaaaaaaaaaatagaaattgaagaaaaaaaaaatgttgaaTTAAATAACGATAAAAGTAACGTAAATATAACAAACAATGATTTTTCAAAGAATGttggaaataataataacaattttgaatgttttaaaatgatttgtgattataaaaatgtgcataaatatatgaaacaAATAAGTAGAAgaatatgttttataaaagaacattttattatgtcTAATCTAAGGCATCCAAATATTGTGGAATACATTGGTAATATAATTacttggaaaaaaaataagaagaATAAAGAAATACGAGAAAATTTTGGTTTGgtttttgaatatataaagggAAAACGtttatatgatattttgtataataaaaagaaaaaaggaaataataaagaaaatgaaaaaaaatatacacataaaaatgatagTAAAGATAATCTATATAATGGATATAAACAATggaaattaaataataagtttattttaaaagtgTTATACAAAATTTGTGTTACTCTACATTATTtacatgaaaaaaatatatatcatggaaatataaacagcaaaaatttgtttataacaaaaaatggaaatgtaaaaatatgcaattttaaaaatgcaCACAtccaaaattattatgattataAAACTGATATTCAAAATCGATCCGAAtgttcagaaaaaaaaaataacatttattacaatttgaaagcaaataattttataccatttccatatattacatatattaattatacaaaacaagacacaaaatatattgatgAAATAACATCAAcgcctttttttttatatacaaacatatttaatttgaaGCTTATGAATGATCATAGAAATGTATATACAGCGCCAGAAGTATTAAGAGGTGAagaatatacaaataaaagtgatatatattcatttggTATAATAATGTATGAACTTATATTTGAAACATTGCCATTtaagaataaatataataataattttaacttttttctttctattttaatatctacatgttattttcaaaattatatttactttgatataaatcaattaattaataaaattaataataataatataatgtttcatatttttataaatattacgATTCTTATAAAATCCTGTCTAAATCCAGATCCATCAAATAGACCTAcctcaaaatatttatattactattttaagaatatacttgatattttaaaaattatgaaaaaaggTAGCCAAGAAATTCtctaa
- a CDS encoding parasitophorous vacuolar protein 5 — MKFYSIFAIVLSLSFIGASNNNKDSPANPTPDNPNNDGNVHILTKDIDLKQLQGTYYEIATNASDKIFPGLLCRCTKYDFSGLRRDGNSAYILINFACDRNFIFGEKKSEMLFKLILNKPVDENTTVVDEFNSSIYIVQGNQQILLNSNLNIIYAEMNEQNEYEHIIIAGNKSVEPMIILSKYRTILLETYNKLLNALYVAGYDPSLLNWPFILQTDQTFCD; from the exons atgaaattttatAGCATTTTTGCAAttgttttatcattatcttTTATTGGCGCCtcaaacaataataaagatTCCCCTGCAAATCCGACTCCCGATAATCCAAATAAt GATGGAAATGTTCACATTCTAACAAAAGATATAGACTTAAAACAATTACAAGGAACATACTACGAAATTGCAACAAATGCATctgataaaatatttccaGGATTATTATGTAGATGTACTAAATACGATTTTTCTGGTTTAAGAAGAGATGGAAACtctgcatatatattaattaactTTGCATGCGATcgaaattttatttttggagaaaaaaaatcagaaatgttatttaaattaattttaaataaaccCGTTGATGAAAACACTACTGTTGTTGATGAATTCAATTCAAGTATTTACATTGTCCAAGGAAATcaacaaatattattaaatagcaacttaaatattatatatgccGAAATGaatgaacaaaatgaatatgaacatattattattgcaGGAAATAAATCAGTTGAACCaatgataattttatcTAAATACAGAACTATACTTTTAGAgacatataataaattattaaatgcTCTTTACGTTGCTGGTTATGATCCATCCCTTTTAAACTGGCCATTCATTCTCCAAACTGATCAAACTTTCTGTGATTAA
- a CDS encoding armadillo repeat protein, putative, with translation MDSDKKNLEEDIGCPNDETENDILRNKIVKKIDKKNNDENKKNEKNNEEIKKKMSIIEIHKFINRLKNTNIKSLEKNDLIKLENDIKTLNISKYLSEIISYILNLSLYINKYSDLFILLNILKYICLNYNNVDYLIEKLIFIKFFKLDEKDKNYFFIIFHDIYNNIDEHIYTYYDKTNSLENIQFYENIISDEKRISEMETKINTKCETSEFWNLEIQENDNKKTGDLKIEQSYVWTQKLNKIKSEVFKKMASYIYKENHENIENQTFLFQNNLIFSSLNGKQNYNNNKMEFVSFPIQANLGNDMNSKNKIWSKNNFEKKIYIQEMLKDCNIFKKIEKQNNLRKILLCLYFELVLLKMCNNKDMLIYMFINITFYSSLNIDPNISGTETGKGLKSSLSKLGPYPYNIEKKNNDKLNEADTLNMIKRCLSVNAIVAYDYFFTNTMSLFSDIKYLSNSCKEHVDKVDGIEEKRESEGKSGIEKDEPRNKFNLDHMKDVKKYIVEFFNIFYKFGIYKILIYLYAEHVDNEYRDNSKKLTSNDYFFKIYNKSKKFCLFFTHLNKYNLNQIQIEGIQLLGVDKNSYNYIINSDFIKKQKNKTQTFLELSNNSLITNQKNNNCVDIEHDEICYDWNNNEEKNFYTVFPEYSNININLNDDENDEENSIIEGVENKNLIEKDGENILKKKKSKHNEFLNYTNKIININNEKDLENMVMIFLLNYNTKKKRKIIATKITYLNKITLNLIPFYCRYIAIINKYTKDICLIIIDELKRIIEKDVKNKLPCQNKKMKCIKYICELVKFKLLDMSYILDILNLLIENFTQDHAELCFYILENSAILLVSNSKTHIRFLYILQKLKKIKNTKNISSSLENIFEECCIRVKKYLTEKTKKNMSFSNKNVNFDLNKINYKGDSISNKLTNQYKKKKYFLKKLLFQDINANNNDENIYLISKYIRKFNWDEKFISHFLNKYIYKYLKYMSIYQINKIASLLYYIAIYKPQFVIHIIDNLNEKIIKSFEENDFKNFAYLIQYAHLFSGLYIYKILNSSNVFDMLYFLLSFSDASMSNASNIFEMYKLFSQNLKFIKMFKNKILPKNILIPNEENRKINFQTVCDLSNMPLKSGENKRELFYYDGDIENFSKFLFINNKNPILNNMLNDQDNNSFINIRMICIIIENCFKYFNNIPLLKFKLNIFFLFFIRFLLIFESLPIYIKITIDNILKQGGLSMSYFKTIKDVDKILFVILNYEYKIFQNEIKEYDKNNDELLFFDSDLNFKFENDENKDNKKLVSNTSTKYIKDIRQNKIGNKSDLNEKNTSSSFSEYNQIEINEMDNEINQIIKESIDENRLTKNKTQTSVNYKKKFYLQSFIKKGIVKLC, from the coding sequence ATGGATagtgataaaaaaaatttggaAGAAGATATTGGGTGTCCAAATGATGAAAcagaaaatgatatattacgaaataaaattgtaaaaaaaatagacaaaaaaaataatgatgaaaataagaaaaatgaaaaaaataatgaagagataaaaaaaaaaatgagcaTTATTgaaatacataaatttattaatcgactaaaaaatacaaatataaaaagtttagaaaaaaatgatttaataaaattagaaaatgatataaaaacacTAAATATAAGTAAATATTTAAGTGAAATAATtagttatattttaaatttaagtttatatataaataaatattccgATCTATTTATtctattaaatattttaaaatatatttgtctaaattataacaatgtagattatttaattgaaaagttaatattcattaaattttttaaacttgatgaaaaagataaaaattatttttttattatttttcatgatatatataataatatagatgaacatatttatacatattatgataaaacaaattctttagaaaatattcaattttatgaaaatataatttctgATGAAAAACGTATTTCTGAAATGGAgacaaaaattaatacaaaATGTGAAACCTCTGAGTTTTGGAATTTAGAGATTCAAGAAAacgataataaaaaaactgGGGATCTCAAAATAGAACAAAGCTATGTTTGGacacaaaaattaaataaaattaaaagtgaggtttttaaaaaaatggcatcatatatttataaagaaaatcatgaaaatattgaaaaccaaacttttttatttcagaataatttaatttttagtTCACTAAAtggaaaacaaaattacAACAATAACAAGATGGAATTTGTTTCTTTTCCTATTCAGGCAAATTTGGGAAATGATATgaatagtaaaaataaaatatggtcaaaaaataattttgaaaaaaaaatatatattcaagAAATGCTAAAGgattgtaatatttttaaaaaaatagaaaaacaaaataatctgagaaaaatattattatgtttatacTTTGAATTGGTGTTACTTAAAAtgtgtaataataaagatatgctgatatatatgtttataaatataacattttattcGTCTTTAAATATAGATCCAAATATTTCAGGAACGGAAACAGGAAAAGGATTAAAAAGTTCTTTGTCAAAATTAGGGCCATATCcttataatattgaaaaaaaaaataatgacaaattaaatgaagCAGATACATTAAATATGATTAAAAGATGTTTGAGTGTTAATGCAATAGTTGCatatgattatttttttacaaatacaATGAGCTTATTTAgtgatataaaatatttgtcgAATTCGTGTAAGGAACATGTGGACAAAGTGGATGGAATCGaagaaaaaagagaaaGTGAAGGAAAAAGCGGAATCGAAAAAGATGAACCTCGAAACAAGTTTAACTTAGACCATATGAAAGacgtaaaaaaatatatagtagaattttttaacattttttataagtttggtatatataaaatattgatatatttatatgcagAACATGTAGATAACGAATATAGAGATAAcagtaaaaaattaacatcaaatgattatttttttaaaatatataacaaaagtaaaaaattttgtcttttttttacacacttaaataaatataatttaaatcaaATTCAAATAGAAGGTATACAATTATTGGGAGTTGATAAAAATAgctataattatataataaattcagattttataaagaaacaaaaaaataaaacacaaACATTTTTAGAATTATCCAACAACTCTTTAATAActaatcaaaaaaataacaattgTGTAGACATTGAACATGATGAAATATGCTATGATtggaataataatgaagaaaaaaatttttatacagTTTTTCCAGAATATtctaatattaatataaatttaaatgatgatgaaaatgaCGAAGAAAATAGTATTATAGAAGGTGTTgagaataaaaatttgattGAAAAGGATggagaaaatattttaaaaaaaaaaaaaagtaaacaTAATGAATTTCTTAATTATActaacaaaataattaatattaataatgaaaaagatCTTGAAAATATGgttatgatttttttattaaattataatacaaagaaaaaaagaaaaataattgcaacaaaaattacatatttaaataaaatcacTCTTAATTTAATACCATTCTATTGTAGATATATAgctattataaataaatatactaaAGATATTTGTTTGATCATAATAGATGAATTAAAACGAATTATTGAAAAAGAtgtaaaaaacaaattaccatgtcaaaataaaaaaatgaaatgtataaaatatatttgtgaaTTAGTtaaattcaaattattaGACATGTCTTATATATTggatattttaaatttattaattgaaaattttacaCAAGATCATGCAGAATtgtgtttttatattttagaaaattcTGCCATATTATTAGTAAGCAATTCAAAAACACATATacgttttttatatatattacaaaaattaaaaaaaattaaaaatacaaaaaatatatcatcgTCATTAGAAAACATATTTGAGGAATGTTGCATTAGGGtgaagaaatatttaacagaaaaaacaaaaaaaaatatgtctttttcaaataaaaatgtaaattttgatttaaataaaattaattataaaggGGACAGTATTTCTAATAAATTAACTaatcaatataaaaaaaaaaaatattttttaaaaaaattattatttcaagATATCAAtgctaataataatgatgaaaatatatatcttatatctaaatatataagaaaatttaattgggatgaaaaatttataagtcattttttaaataaatatatttataaatatttaaaatatatgagtatttatcaaataaataaaatagcaTCTCTATTATATTACATAGCTATTTATAAGCCTCAGTTTgtaatacatattattgataatttaaatgaaaaaattataaaaagttttgaagaaaatgattttaaaaattttgcaTATCTTATACAATATGCTCACTTATTTTCGgggttatatatttataaaatattaaactCATCAAATGTTTTTgatatgttatattttttactttcaTTTTCAGATGCTAGTATGTCGAACgcttcaaatatttttgagaTGTATAAACTGTTTTCTCAAAacttaaaatttattaaaatgtttaaaaataaaatattaccaaaaaatattttaataccaaatgaagaaaatagaaaaataaatttccaAACTGTTTGTGATTTGTCTAACATGCCACTTAAAAGTGGCGAAAATAAAAGGgaattgttttattatgatggtgatatagaaaatttttctaaatttttgtttataaataataagaacccgattttaaataatatgttaAATGATCAAGACAATAACagttttattaatattagaatgatatgtataattatagaaaactgttttaaatattttaataacatTCCGTTGTTAAAAttcaaattaaatatattttttttattttttattcggtttttattaatatttgaaTCATTGcccatatatattaagaTTACCATAGATAATATACTAAAGCAAGGTGGTTTGAGTATGTcttattttaaaacaataaaagatgttgataaaatattgtttgtaattttaaattatgaatataaaatatttcaaaatgagataaaagaatatgacaaaaataatgacGAACTCCTCTTCTTCGATTCtgatttaaattttaaatttgaaaatgatgaaaataaagataacaaaaaattagtTAGCAATACTTcgacaaaatatataaaagatataaGACAAAATAAGATAGGCAATAAATCggatttaaatgaaaaaaatacaagtAGCAGTTTTTCAGAATATAACCAAATTGAAATCAATGAAATGGATAACGAAATTAACCAAATCATAAAGGAATCCATAGATGAAAATagattaacaaaaaataagacACAGACATCAGtgaattacaaaaaaaagttttatTTACAATCTTTTATTAAGAAAGGAATCGTTAAATTgtgttga